The Onychostoma macrolepis isolate SWU-2019 chromosome 20, ASM1243209v1, whole genome shotgun sequence nucleotide sequence TTGACACAACACAGACTCACGGAAAATTCGTGAGTCATGCACTGAGACCGGCCATTTGGCATCCAAGCTTGTGATCATGCATTCATGATCACAAGTTATCTGCAGATGAAATGTACAGTAGATCATTGTAGAAATAAGTCATCTTGAATCTATAGTACACCTGCCTGAACATTGAGGCTGTGAAAGGACTTTCTATTCACATAATCTGCCTCATGTTCTCCAAGAGCTGTGGAGATTGCAACATGTGTGCAGTCTATTGCTCCTATGACTCTAGGGAATCCTATCATaagattaatatatattttaaaagatttagaATAATATTAACATGTATTGTATAATTTAAGTGTTCTGAGTGAAATCTGCTTtctggggagaaaaaaaaaaaatgaatgtataAAAGTAAATCTGTTCATGTAGTGTCACCCTATTAATCTTACCGGCAATTTTATAAAAGCCCTCTTTTATGGACATGGTCGATAAATGTCCAGGGAACACTATGAAGCTATTCATGTACCCCTGCAGTGCGAGGACCACCTTGCGAATGGTTCGACAAACCGTGTTTTTCCCAAGGTTCTCTGCATCACCGACCGCATACAAGTACGTACCGCTTGCAAAAAAACGCAACGCAATGCATACCATTTGCGGTACAGTAAGAGCATGACATCGACGTGTCACATTTGATATGTGCGGCTCAAGAAGTTCGCAAATATAAGAGATTCCTTCCACGGAGAATCTGTATCTTTCATACAAGTAAGTATCAGGAAAATCTAGGGGATTTTGTCTGTCCCTAAAAACTCTTTCTCTACGAAGTGCTCGTCTAACAATTTGTGCGGAGATGTCCACAGGATTTGGTAGAAAAGGTGAAGCCATTGCAACAGACACTGGGATATGTGACGTCACCTATATGTTTCTTTGATCACAGCTGATTGGTCGAATTTCAGTCTGAGATCTCGAATCCAGAACATAagctgccccggagcaggttagccgtGCAGCATAAGATACCATGGCGACAAACAACGCTTAAAGCCGAGCTACCTTCATAGTTCCTAAAACCTAGAGTTggcgcaaactaaactgaaacttacctggctagcagctaatccggcttcatggtacaggccccgggtgtcttcaatattgaaccttttcacaatattctaattttctgagatactgaatttgggattttccttagttgtcagttataaaaaagaaataaacatttgaaatatatcagtctgtgtgtaatgaatgaatataatatacaagtttcactttttgaatagaattagtgaaataaatcaactttttgatgatattctaattatatgaccaacacctctctctctctctctctatatatgcAGACATACTTACCTCATATTTTTCTGACCATAAAGCtatgcatgtgtatttatttactccTCGAGTAAAAGATCCTCGTAATGGAAACTAACACCTCAGTTCTTCAGCATAATGAGGTTTCCACTGGAATTGATCATTTAATTTCCTTTAATTGGGATAAAGCAAATACAGAGGACATGTATAATAGGGGAATTTTCTAAATAAGAAATTGGAAAGTATTGTCAAAAATATTGTAGAGAACATGATAAAGATGTTATGGTCAGAATCACTgctttgtcacaaaaacatggGAGTAAGTGTCAGACTCGGAGAGAACTGAAGTTATTGATCAGAAACATGTCTTGCCGGTCAGTCAAACTCAAAACAGTCCTGAATGACTGCTTGCTTCTGTTTGATTCTAATTACGAAGTCTGATTACTGCTTTTTTGGACCTGGATTTATGATAATATTATTTGACCACATGCATGGTcagtaccttttttttttttcaaaatggaaAGAATTATCTTCTAAAACTATTCACAGGTTTGACCCTgttaaacattacaaaaacataaaaataacattgacCATCCTGctctttttgtaaatatttgccCAAAACTGTAAGTCATCTGTTTTGGGATCGTCCTTTTGGAGTAATCTTAATGctttaattattcaaaatgtgttttgtgatttttcattgtcttataaacatgatttttgggTTTTATATCATTAAGTCACTGCATAAATATACTATtgaatgtaaatacacaaaaagTGAGCAAAAGTTGAATCTGTATGTAGATTAaacaagatgtaaactcagaagtCGGAGTTACAGCaattctgcttttattttattattttgttcctgctacagaataaaaaaggtaattgcaacttatATCACGATTTCCGACTTCTCAGAATGACGAGTTCAGCCAAGCTTACCATTAGCACGCTAACATCTCACAGTCCAGACCTTTTTCTTGCATTCAGAAGAGAGTCAGAGCTGAGAGATGTGGTAAGCTTGGCTGAACTCGTCATTCTGAGAAGTTGGAAATCGtgatatataaactcagaatggCAAGCAATTATGATGACCTTTTTTACTGATTTATTCAAGCAGGTGCAGTCTTGGTGAATCTGCCCTGAAGTCTGACAGTGAACACAGCGCAGGGCTCACCGGTCACATGCTGAACTCAAAACATCACATATCTTTAGTGAGAACACTTTAATGATGAGCTCAGCAGATACAAACCCAGAGAAATACACACAACCTCAAAATGAGTCTATTTACAGATTTACAAAacgtgtgcgtatgtgtgtgtgagtgagtgagagagagagagagcgtgtgagtgtgtgttttttttgtgacaaatcaggacatagatgtgtataataacaagggtatgacaggtattacaaggagaaggtgacttttcaggacattactccatgtccccacttttcaaaacgcttataaatcacacagaatggagtgtattgaacatctgaaatagcagacagtctcctgtaaggggtaggtttaggtgtagagtTGGTGTagagcaatagcacatacagtaagtacagtataaaaaccattacgcctatggagagtccccacttttcacaaaaacgaacatctgtgagtgtgtgagtgtgtgtgtgtgtgtgtgtgtgtctcgaGCAGCATCAGAGCCCAGAGCAAACACAGACTCTGGAAGACCAGTGACTCTCAGAGAGCTCAGGATCCATCTATCAAACTACATCTACTCCTACTGTGTTCATCACCGCAGGTAAAAAAGTCTAGAAATACAACACTGAGCAGAGTAAAATATCACTTATACTTTGATTCAGTTAGGATCAGATGTGTTAATACACTCAGATGGATCTAACTAAAAAGAAGTGTGTCAGTCCGCTACCGATGCTATAGTGTGACGTCATCACCAAAACTCAATATATTATAAGACAAAAActcttaatttaataaatatgaattatgaTGCTTCAGATCAACTGACATTTACAATAAATAgagctgtcaaacgattaatagcatccaaattaaatgtttttgtttacataatatacgtgtgtgcactgtgtatatgtaAAGACACATACatcatacattttgaaaatatttacatgtatttatatggatatatttatattcatataacaatataaacatatttaatatataaacataacatatttcttaaatatatacgtgcatgtgtgtgtctttatatatacataataaacagagtacacacacatacattacgtaaacaaaaacttttgtctgggatgcgattaatcgtttgacagctcTAATAATAAGTAAACAAtctaataaataacataaaaacagaacaaaatcgGCCCATAAGCCCCGGGCGATGCAGCGGAGCTCACTCAGAGCGCGGAGGTGTGATGAAGAGTGGTCTGCTCCCCGGAGGAGCGTCACGAGGACGGAGCGGGGCCGGGGCCGGGGCCGGGGCCGGGGCCAGCTGCGCCGGACACTCGAAGTGCACGCAGTGAAAGACCTGCAGGAATCATGGGAAGGAGGTCAGAGACGGCCAGCGCTGTGCTGTGCTGAGTTTCTCCACTCGCTGCTCTCACCTCGTTGGCAGTGTTGTGTGTTCCCACGATCCGAACGAACGCCGCGGGCTGCTTGTCGAACGAGAGCGTCTGCCAGGACCTGACGGAGAGAGAGGACTGAAACCTGCTCTTACAGCTACAGCTACAGCCGCACTCACACCAACACTCAGCAGGAAACACACTACAGTCAAACCattttaaactgcatttatttgatccgaagtacagcaaaaacagcaacattgtgaaatatttttactatttatctgttaaaatgtaatttatttctgtgacgcagctgtattttcagcatcattactccagtcttcagcgtcacatgatcttcagaaatcattctaatatgctgatttgctgctcaacaaacatttattattgttattatcaatatttaaaacagtatttttttcaggattctgtgatgaatagaaagatccaaagatcagcatttatctgaaataaaaagcttttgtaacattataaactataacattcaaaagcttggagtcagtataatttatttatttatcttttttgtgGGAAAGAGATtctagaaattaatacttttaattagcaaggatgctttaaattgatcaaaagtgatgataaagacaagatttctatttctgataaatgctgttctactgaactttctattcatcaaagaaacctgaaaaaattctactcagctgttttcaacataataatattaataattgttttttgagcaacaaatcagcatattagaatgatttctgaagaatcatgtgtaatgatgctgaaaatacagctttgaaagcacaataaattacatttttaaatgtattcaaatagaaacagttattttaaatagtaaaaatatttcataatgttacggtttttgctgtattttggatcaaataaatgcaggcttggtgaacagaagagacttcttttaaaaaacattaaaatcttactgttcaaaaacatttgactggtagtgtaacAATTAATcaagtttatttaataatcaagAAATTGCACATAAGGCAGTTCTAATATGGACtttttaataatgatatgtttTTACTCTGATTTGTAGAAATAATCTGTGGCTGTAATTAAGCTTGTTTACATGtcagatttattcaaacatcatAATGCCCCTCTCTAAAGGCACTGAGTCTTTCCTGAGGTCTGTATCTCTGAGTCCAGTGTGGTGTGGAGGACGGCGCTCACCGGCAGGCCACGGCGGTCCGGTCCAGCACTCTGGTCCAGTGCTGCTGGTCGGTGGACAGCTCGATGTAGTAGCTGTAGGAGCGCTCGTCACAGTCCCACAGCAGCAGCCTGCAACAGCACAAACACATCACTAGCGTCCGTGACACTCAGACGGCCTTCAGCGCTGCAGTCAGGGTCGGGATGAGCCTCTCGTGTCTCCACCGTGCTCCACTCACCTTTACACTACACGCTTTCTTAATAAATGCACTTGCCCTGCCAAcacagcattttatttacatttaacctTTAGGTAACATTTATTGAACTCTTAGGGAAAAAAAGGATCATATTATGTTGAGGATCATATTTGATGCATCTGGTTTCATCATGGCTCGTATAATCTGATACTGTGAGAATATGGAGGAAAAAACGGATCAGTTTTATGCAATTTATACGCtgaaattctgatgcttgtaaatcaatgagatctttataacagtacagcagatatttacataaaatgatctaaatatcagcagtcgctctatatctccagtaatatgtctcagtaagatgagatgtaaatgatccaaacatataatgcagtgctgatggagagatgaagagataaacgctcctcagaagatgagatgaagatcattcctccgctgaggaacagtgagaGTAAAgctcctcaaaagatcctgaggatcagatttgagacgctctgtttctagaaaatgattgatggagaatcaagtaaagctgagctgcttcagtccagtaagtgttcatctggagacatgactgcagttattctaacgcttacttgatcaaaatcagtcacGATTTGACAGCAAGAAAGACACTGAAGCAGCAGCTGAAGCTGGACGTTtctacaattacactaaaagagcttttactggagaaaaaacgtaaaacattgtttatttttggcaaactgATGACACTGCATTTTGATGCAGTaccataataatatttcacaagatCGTTTGccctgtctttttttctttctatcttttttttatttttattttggaactGTACAACTTTGGATAAAACCACTTTTACCCAGCTGTCCAATCAATGGAGGAGGGGCGGGACTAATGCTACACCGACCAATCATCCTACTTGTACAACAACTGAACAAGTTAATATTTCtggttattatttaaatatttttattcattattatttttttatccagtattttttttttttgcatctatGCAATATACTGGAGCCAAACCTGTGTCCAGAATATTTCACTGCGTTCCTGGACATGCAATTTGCGTAGCTGTAATTAATATGAGGGGATTACGCTAATTGTGAATGAGCGTGCACGAGCGCCCTATTTACGAATGATTGGAAttgcacgatattggatttttgccaaTATGGcgatatttttcaactcattttgaCCAATAGCCAATActgatatacagtgaggaaaataagtatttgaacaccctgctattttgcaagttctcccacttagaaatcatggaggggtctgaaattgtcatcgtaggtgcatgtccactgtgagagacataatctaaaaaaaaaaaatccagaaatcacaatgtatgattttttaactatttatttgtatgatacagctgcaaataagtatttgaacacctgtctatcagctagaattctgaccctcaaagacctgttagtctgcctttaaaatgtccacctccactccatttattatcctaaattagatgcacctgtttgaggtcgttagctgcataaagacacctgtccaccccatacaatcagtaagaatccaactactaacatggccaagaccaaagagctgtccaaagacactagagacaaaattgtacacctccacaaggctggaaagggctacgggaaattgccaagcagcttggtgaaaaaggtccactgttggagcaatcattagaaaatggaagaagctaaacatgactgtcaatctccctcggactggggctccatgcaagatctcacctcgtggggtctcaatgatcctaagaaaggtgagaaatcagcccagaactacacgggaggagctggtcaatgacctgaaaagagctgggaccaccgcttccaaggttactgttggtaatacactaagacgtcatggtttgaaatcatgcatggcacggaaggttcccctgcttaaaccagcacatgtccaggcccgacttaagtttgccaatgaccatttggatgatccagaggagtcatgggagaaagtcatgtggtcagatgagaccaaaatagaacttttggtcataattccactaaacgtgtttggaggaagaagaatgatgagtaccatcccaagaacaccatccctactgtgaagcatggggtggtagcatcatgctttggggtgtttttctgcacatgggacagggcgactgcactgtattaaggagaggatgaccggggccatgtattgcgagattttggggaacaacctccttccctcagttagagcattgaagatgggtcgaggctgggtcttccaacatgacaatgaccaagcacacagccaggataaccaaggagtggctctgtaagaagcatatcaaggttctggcgtggcctagccagtctccagacctaaacccaatagagaatctttgagggagctcaaactccgtgtttctcagcgacaggccagaaacctgactgatctagagaagatctgtgtggaggagtgggccaaaatccctcctgcagtgtgtgcaaacctgctgAAAAACTCTAGAacattttctcaggtgttcaaatacttatttgcagctgtatcatacaaataaatagttaaaaaatcatacattgtgatttctggatttttttttagattatgtctctcacagtggacatgcacctacgatgacaatttcagacccctccatgatttctaagtgggagaacttgcaaaatagcagggtgttcaaatacttattttcctcactgtatttcctattgtttggaaacaacaaGTCTCTCCTGTGTGGAAAttataagaaaattatttttcattttggttagtttataacaagaacttatttgttagaattaaataaacaataaagttattttataataacaatacattgaagctttgaaaataactataaactaTCAAATCGCTGCATTTTCCCCCAGAGAGATGCAGTTgtaaccttaacattttattttaagatttaacatttgtagatggtctaaaGCAAGAGAGTTTTGAAAATcctgaaaatcttttagagctcataatttgtttaaaaaaaaaaaaacatattacacattaatgaacaaatcagtatatataaaattatttaatttacaagtatcatttttgtgatttttttattcatgtaagCTACAGCTTCTGGCCTTTAAATCAAagcatacaggtgcatctcaataaattagaatgtcgtggaaaaattcatttatttcagtaattcaactcaaattgtgaaactcgtgtattaaataaattcagtgcacacagactgaaatagtttaagtctttggttcttttaattgtgatgattttgactcacatttaacaaaaacccaccaattcacatctcaacaaattagaatatggtgacatgccaatcagctaatcaactcaaaacacctgcaaaggtttcctgagccttcaaaatggtctctcagtttggttcactagctacacaatcatggggaagactgctgatctgacagttgtccagaagacaatcattgacacccttcacaaggagggtaagccacacacattcattgccaaagaagctggctgttcacagagtgctgtatccaagcatgttaacagaaagttgagtggaaggaaaagtgtggaagaaaaagatgcacaaccaaccgagagaaccgcagccttatgaggattgtcaagcaaaatccattcaagaatttgggtgaacttcacaaggaatggactgaggctggggtcaaggcatcaagagccaccacacacagacgtgtcaaggaatttggctacagttgtcgtattcctcttgttaagccactcctgaaccacagacaacatcagaggcatcttacctgggctaaggagaagaagaactggactgttgcccagtggtccaaagtcctcttttcagatgagagcaagttttgtatttcatttggaaaccaaggtcctagagtctggaggaaggtggagaagctcatagcccaagttgcttgaagtccagtgttaagtttccacagtctgtgatgatttggggtgcaatgtcatctgctggtgttggtccattgtgtttttgaaaccaaagtcactgcactcgtttaccaagaaatttagagcacttcatgcttccttctgctgaccagctttttaaagatgctgatttcattttccagcaggatttggcacctgcccacactgccaaaagcaccaaaagttggttaaatgaccatggtgttggtgtgcttgactggccagcaaactcaccagacctgaaccccatagagaatctatgggtattgtcaagaggaaaatgagaaacaagagaccaaaaatgcagatgagctgaaggccactgtcaaagaaacctgggcttaccacctcagcagtgccacaaactgatcacctccatgccacgccgaactgaggcagtaattaaagcaaaaggagcccctaccaagtattgagtacatatacagtaaatgaacatactttccagaaggccaacaattcactaaaaatgtttgttttattggtcttatgaagtattctaatttgttgagagtgaattggtgggtttttgttaaatgtgagccaaaatcatcacaattaaaagaaccaaagacttaaactacttcagtctgtgtgcactgaatttatttaatacacgagtttcacaatttgagttgaattactgaaataaatgaacttttccacgacattctaatttattgagatgcacctgtactcaTGATTATATGACATCAagttttatttaatcagaaacagtCTGTTTACTCTAACCCtaacacactcactcacacacacacacacgcacacacacacacgcacgcgcacATAGCCTCTCACACTGACACACCTGAGCGAGCTGATGATGTAGGGCTGTGCCAGCTGGATGACGATGGCTCCGGAGCCCAGCTGGTGGCAGGTGTAGCCCGAGTCCCAGTCGTAGTTGTGTGTGTCTCCGTTCAGGAGAGCGTTTCTGCAGCGACTCACTCCCTCGATCACACTCGCACACGCCGAGACCGTGGCCACGTTTTCACTCGGCACTGCAGACACGCGCAGGACATTCGCTCACAAACACAGACGCAGCACAGCAGATGAAATCACTGCACCACAACACACCGTCTTACCCACAAGCCCCCTCTCCAGAGTGAAGGGACGGCTGGTGAACATGCACTCGAAGGCCACCAGATGGAAGACTTTATTGACGGTGTTGTGTGTTCCTACAATCCTCACGTACCTGAGACAAGagcaacagtaaaaacagatgtgCTTCTGCTCACGTCACACGCTTTCACATCTCTCACCATGCCACAGCTATTCAGGAGTTTCACCCTGAACTCGTGTTATTTGGTCAGCATTTTTACATGAACAAGGTGGATAATAACATgatatgtgtccctgcagcacaaaagcagtcataagcagcacaggcatatttgtagcaatagccaacaatacattgtatgggtcaaaattatacatttttcttttacgccaaaaatcattaggatattaattaaagatcatgttccatgaagatatttttttacaattcctaccgtaaatatatcaaaacttattcATTCACCTTTTAGATGATGTTTCAGTATCAATTTGAAAAAATGACCcttacgactggttttgtggtccagggtcacaaattacTTATACTCCTGTTTATAGCTCCTCTTCTATCAAATCAGGACAAAAAGTGAGCAGTTTTCATTCTCGTCTCTGATTTATTGTAATGATTGCTCGCTGGATTGGTTCACATGCTGTCACCAGTGGTTTCTGAAGCCCATAACACCTGAAACTGGCAGTTCTTGGCCAGAATGAGCGGAAATGTGCCGGAGAGCGTGTGATCTCCACGGCGCTTTACCTGCAGACCCGAGGAGAGAAGAAGAGGTTCTGCCAGGAGCGGCACAGGAACCTGGAGTGATCCACCACTCGAACCCAGTCCAGCTCATCCACAGACACCTCGATGTAGTACGAGTACGAGCTACAGGAGAGGAAGAACAACTCACGATCAGCTGCCACACACCAAACACAACCAGCTCAAACAAAACACAGTTCGTTTAGCAACAGCTTGAAATCCTCCATACCGTAATAATTCTGATATTAGAACAGAACTACATTGTTCAGGTCACACTGTTGTTTTGAAACGACACCAATGTGCACGGTAACACCCTAAAATGACCGTAAACTActatttaaataactttaaagTTGATATAATAGTATAGTAATAATTAAAGGAAGTATGcagacta carries:
- the LOC131527055 gene encoding putative nuclease HARBI1, which gives rise to MASPFLPNPVDISAQIVRRALRRERVFRDRQNPLDFPDTYLYERYRFSVEGISYICELLEPHISNVTRRCHALTVPQMVCIALRFFASGTYLYAVGDAENLGKNTVCRTIRKVVLALQGYMNSFIVFPGHLSTMSIKEGFYKIAGFPRVIGAIDCTHVAISTALGEHEADYVNRKSFHSLNVQITCDHECMITSLDAKWPVSVHDSRIFRESVLCQRFEEGLFDGLLVGDRGYACQRFLLTPYPDPQTRPQNRFNVALSKTRVKIEMTFGILKARLNCLRRLRVSPERASQIVAACAILHNIATIRTEQAPPLNQLLPDETDPITLDHPAGAAVRDAVTIQYFT